The genomic segment GTTGTAGATGCAGAAAGTAAAATTGCCTTATTAAAAGAACAGGCGGAAAAATTATTAGCATAGATAGTTTTGGATATGAAAAAAGCATGATGTATATTATCTAAGAATAAATAATAAAGAATGAATGATAAAAGTGAGAATATCTATTGAAATTTAAATTAAAGGTGAACACACACCTTATAGGTTTAAATGAAGGGTAAAGGCTCCTCTAGTTATTCATTCTTTATTTTTGTTTTATTAAGAAAAATATTTAATAATATATTGGAGGAAAAATTAATGAGGGACATATCCTTATATATACATATTCCTTTTTGTAAACAGAAATGTTTTTATTGCGATTTTCCATCTTATTCAGGAAAAGAAGAATTAATGAACGAATATATAGAAGTGTTAAGCAGCGAAATATTACAAAAAGGAAAAGAATACAGAATAAGTAGTATATTTATTGGAGGAGGAACGCCATCCTACTTGAATGACTCAAGTCTAGAAAAACTACTAGGTACTTTAAATAAATTGGATTTAAAGGATAATTTGGAGTTTACAGTAGAGTGTAATCCAGGTACATTAAATGAAAAAAATCTAAATATTATGAAGAAACATAATGTTAATAGGATTAGCATGGGATTACAATCAACAAAAAACTCTTTATTAAAAGATATTGGAAGAATACATAGCTATGAAGAATTTGAAGAAAATTATTTTCTTGCTAGAAAGCTAGGATTCAATAATATAAATGCAGACTTGATGTTTGGGTTACCTAATCAAACTATTGAAGATTGGGAATGTTCTTTGCGAAAAGTAGCAGAACTTGAACTAGATCATATATCTGCATATAGCTTGATTATAGAAGAAGGAACTCGGTTTTATAATTTATATGAAGAAGATAAGTTGAATTTACCTGAAGAGGATAAAGAACGAATTATGTATTTAACCACTAAAGACATAT from the Clostridium beijerinckii genome contains:
- the hemW gene encoding radical SAM family heme chaperone HemW, producing the protein MRDISLYIHIPFCKQKCFYCDFPSYSGKEELMNEYIEVLSSEILQKGKEYRISSIFIGGGTPSYLNDSSLEKLLGTLNKLDLKDNLEFTVECNPGTLNEKNLNIMKKHNVNRISMGLQSTKNSLLKDIGRIHSYEEFEENYFLARKLGFNNINADLMFGLPNQTIEDWECSLRKVAELELDHISAYSLIIEEGTRFYNLYEEDKLNLPEEDKERIMYLTTKDILNGYGYHQYEISNYSKKNKECFHNKVYWKCDEYLGLGVSASSFIDKKRIKNIDNIQYYIKRINNKESVIEEIHINNIKDDMEEFLFMGLRMIKGIKLEEFKERFNKDIYEVYGEIIEKNIKKGLLIHNSGNLYLTSHGIEISNYVMSDFILS